In the genome of Mytilus edulis chromosome 3, xbMytEdul2.2, whole genome shotgun sequence, one region contains:
- the LOC139514565 gene encoding protein stoned-B-like — protein MSSESFDESSNLVVTSPNGDDKRSKHKEDKGKLRVRDKSPSKGFGFMKKKRSKSPFSSPFKSSKPPKSPSKSPSKEILTEEYKDIEKKISEKKSEEWKIFQQMQDRIKQNLYQTQNTLHKLSASFDDDIEQVEKSKLNVDETNDNMSLIKRETGEDLDLTVTEYKMADDNTTEDELLNFSQGISNLKVTPDISPRGTPKPPANSLRASSENLLGLDQTSVSVDTGYIDLLGLSTDEQTTNVDNQVPPSYMNEDLLGLEDFGTDLSQQGSSLCSSFDGSDMIYSSNVQSHSEMSSCRSTPLGFESAFWEGQDKVTHIPSDFVSSLVDEFLQLDTMKGTDVSLGSFGKDKPSFTPDLFDPLTPPPIPSATTKITFPTSNIQTNVDPFASVLEDKDVEDMNSKDDAELQPDSSAFASREYDNLGFRMLSLDVPPDQESQGTALKNPFLSDTGEEISHQQTADVFSDNNFFSDMLNTSDIPSHGNIWGDITENMDNAPMEGSINPFEEDFFAADQITQSDIPTQGRKMSLNNPFLMMDESDFDPISDESTINPFMDLEKPASAKHKFLSDCDNYLSNFTDLDSVVSDTTKISTYLENFDPFGTAVDKRDSGISDKVENGDVHVHDVDFVADSTNFNDDDDDDDDNEDDDTFRLKIKPIMSESKILNTVPVPALVPPPRPSRSPQPPRENPFDRESPAEENFAEFKDLHEETNAPKVIDSFKSSDVSTDINSSEEENLEPLSPFYAKADLEKEGWHLMLRQPIKKKLALAGNRFWKEVYVKLVQQKEGPTLQIFRDDKSAEILQELILQPCYSISEPTLQHYDQYGKIHTVKIQYIFYKERVGIRPDRIKPSFVKKPKATMILDHAPQVSEMMKFGSLKKEEINTFVRLIEDTMMNMDARREKTLTYVKDEVSAEVWDEYKTVLDKQGKILSQKVRCRIFFLAFVTGMPATELGINDKRKDGNEVVGRHDILPIKTEEWIRPEDLEFHCTVNKELFEKDGTIRFHPLDACRFELMRYRVRLRENKELPLQLTITQEVKKKKFEIRCDLLVTGYHSFSKKHGQFPCENIEVRFAIPEQWIYLFRYERRFGYGSLKSAWRKPGKIKGLERLTMIAQGLMTPTLMETDVGVAKYENVYHAVVWRIPRLPEKSEGAYKNHLFKLSLELSPHDVIPETFEQTAEVRFTMPSCTASQTQIRSVSVENPNPPDKWVRYVAKYEYTAAINHIDHVNDVVSPTESDMDYSISTNPSQLLVEKGETEIPEKDQSSSEDDD, from the coding sequence ATGTCATCAGAATCATTTGACGAATCATCTAATTTGGTTGTTACCTCCCCTAATGGTGATGATAAACGCAGCAAACATAAAGAAGATAAAGGAAAGCTACGTGTTAGAGACAAAAGTCCTTCAAAGGGATTTGGTTTTATGAAAAAGAAACGATCAAAATCACCATTTAGCTCACCATTCAAATCATCTAAGcctcctaaatcaccatcaaAGTCACCTTCAAAAGAAATATTAACAGAAGAATataaagatattgaaaaaaaaataagtgaaaaaaagTCTGAAGAATGGAAAATCTTCCAACAAATGCAAGACCGCATCAAGCAGAATCTCTACCAAACTCAAAATACACTTCATAAACTCTCAGCTAGTTTTGATGATGACATTGAACAAGTAGAAAAATCCAAATTAAATGTTGATGAAACGAATGataatatgtctctgattaaaCGTGAAACTGGTGAAGACCTTGATCTAACTGTAACAGAATATAAAATGGCAGATGACAATACAACAGAAGATGAGTTGTTGAATTTCTCTCAAGGAATTTCAAATCTTAAAGTAACACCAGATATATCTCCAAGAGGTACACCTAAACCACCAGCAAACAGTTTAAGAGCAAGTAGTGAAAATTTACTTGGTTTAGATCAAACGTCTGTTTCAGTTGACACTGGATATATTGATCTCCTTGGACTCTCTACAGATGAACAAACTACTAATGTGGATAATCAAGTGCCGCCATCTTACATGAACGAAGATTTACTTGGATTAGAAGACTTTGGAACAGATCTATCTCAACAAGGAAGTAGTTTATGCAGTAGTTTTGATGGGTCAGATATGATATACAGTAGTAATGTCCAATCTCATAGTGAAATGTCATCTTGTCGATCCACACCATTGGGCTTTGAATCAGCATTCTGGGAAGGTCAAGACAAGGTCACACACATTCCCTCTGATTTTGTAAGTTCATTGGTGGATGAATTTCTACAGCTTGATACAATGAAGGGTACAGATGTTTCTCTTGGCTCATTTGGGAAAGATAAACCTTCATTTACGCCTGATTTGTTCGATCCATTGACTCCTCCCCCTATTCCTTCAGCGACAACCAAAATAACATTCCCTACATCTAACATTCAGACAAATGTAGATCCTTTTGCTTCTGTATTGGAGGACAAAGACGTAGAAGATATGAATAGTAAAGATGATGCTGAATTACAACCTGATTCTTCAGCATTTGCTTCAAGAGAATATGATAATTTAGGCTTCAGAATGCTCTCTCTTGATGTCCCTCCTGATCAGGAATCTCAAGGGACTGCACTGAAAAATCCTTTCTTGTCTGATACAGGAGAGGAAATATCTCATCAACAAACAGCAGATGTTTTTAGTGACAATAACTTTTTCTCAGATATGCTCAACACATCTGATATACCTTCTCATGGTAATATCTGGGGTGATATTACAGAAAATATGGACAATGCACCAATGGAGGGAAGCATCAATCCATTTGAAGAGGATTTTTTTGCAGCTGATCAGATAACTCAATCAGATATTCCTACACAAGGTAGAAAAATGTCTTTAAATAATCCTTTTCTCATGATGGATGAATCTGATTTTGATCCTATAAGTGATGAATCTACGATAAATCCCTTTATGGATCTTGAAAAACCGGCTTCAGCAAAACATAAATTTCTATCAGACTGTGACAATTATCTATCTAATTTTACTGATTTGGATTCAGTTGTTTCTGACACTACCAAAATTTCCacatatttagaaaattttgaTCCGTTTGGTACTGCTGTTGATAAGCGTGACTCAGGAATCAGCGATAAGGTGGAAAATggagatgtacatgtacatgatgttgATTTTGTTGCTGATTCAACAAAttttaatgatgatgatgatgacgatgatgacaACGAGGATGATGACACatttagattgaaaataaaaccaATCATGAGTGAatcaaaaatattgaatacagtGCCTGTTCCAGCTCTTGTACCACCTCCTCGACCTAGCAGGTCACCTCAACCTCCTAGGGAAAATCCATTTGATAGGGAATCTCCGGCTGAAGAAAATTTTGCAGAATTCAAAGATCTCCATGAAGAAACAAATGCACCGAAAGTAATAGATTCTTTTAAAAGTAGTGATGTATCTACTGATATCAATTCTTCAGAAGAGGAAAATTTAGAACCACTTTCACCATTTTATGCAAAGGCTGATCTCGAAAAAGAAGGATGGCATTTAATGTTGAGGCAGCCAATAAAGAAAAAGTTGGCCTTAGCAGGAAATCGTTTCTGGAAGGAAGTTTATGTTAAACTAGTTCAACAAAAAGAAGGTCCAACTCTTCAAATATTTCGTGATGACAAAAGTGCTGAAATTCTTCAAGAACTTATACTGCAACCTTGCTATTCAATATCAGAACCTACATTACAACATTATGACCAATACGGTAAAATACACACAGTAAAAATACAGTATATCTTCTACAAAGAAAGAGTGGGGATAAGACCTGATAGAATTAAACCTTCATTTGTCAAAAAACCAAAAGCTACTATGATACTTGACCATGCACCACAGGTATCAGAAATGATGaaatttgggtctttaaaaaagGAGGAGATAAATACTTTTGTTCGTCTCATAGAAGATACAATGATGAACATGGATGCTCGCCGTGAAAAAACATTGACTTATGTCAAAGATGAAGTATCTGCCGAGGTTTGGGATGAATATAAGACAGTGCTTGACAAGCAGGGTAAAATTTTATCTCAGAAAGTAAGGTGTAGGATATTTTTCTTAGCTTTTGTCACTGGAATGCCTGCCACAGAATTAGGTATCAATGATAAAAGAAAGGATGGAAATGAAGTTGTAGGTCGTCATGACATTCTACCTATCAAAACAGAAGAATGGATCAGACCAGAAGATCTGGAATTTCATTGTACAGTAAACAAAGAACTATTTGAAAAAGATGGAACAATAAGATTTCATCCTTTAGATGCATGTCGATTTGAATTAATGAGATATCGTGTCAGACTGCGTGAAAATAAAGAGTTGCCTCTTCAGTTGACAATAACGCAagaagttaaaaagaaaaagttTGAAATTAGGTGTGACCTCCTTGTAACTGGGTATCATTCGTTCAGTAAAAAGCATGGTCAGTTTCCATGTGAAAATATTGAAGTCAGATTTGCAATACCAGAACAATGgatatatttatttcgatatGAAAGACGGTTTGGGTATGGCTCTTTAAAATCAGCATGGAGAAAACCTGGGAAAATCAAAGGCCTGGAAAGATTGACAATGATAGCTCAAGGATTAATGACTCCAACTCTTATGGAAACTGATGTTGGTGTTGCCAAGTATGAGAATGTATATCATGCTGTTGTTTGGAGAATACCCAGACTTCCAGAAAAAAGTGAAG